The nucleotide sequence ATTCGCCTGCCGGTTTTGAATACATAAAACAATGAGACACGGTAAAAAAGATAACCACCTAAGCCGGACGCACACGCACCGCGAAGCGATGTTGCAGAACATGGCGTCGTCGCTCATCCTGCACAAGCGGATCGAAACGACAGTAGCGAAGGCGAAAGAGCTTCGTAAATTTGTGGAGCCAATCCTGACGCGGGCAAAAGACGACACCTTCCAGAATCGTCGGGTGGTGTTCCAGACACTGCACAATAAGGAGACGATGAAGGAACTGTTCGGAACAGTAGCCGATAAGATCGCTAACCGTCCGGGCGGGTACACGCGTATCATTAAGCTGGGCAATCGGCAGGGTGATAATGCAGAAACCTGTCTGATCGAACTTGTTGATTTCAATGAAGTGCTGCTGGCAGCCGCTGCTGAAAAAGCTACGGCTACGACCAAGACTCGTCGGAGCCGCCGGGGTAGTGGTGCGCGCCAAACGACTGGAGCCGCTGCGACTGAGGAAACTGTACCAGCAGCTGCTACGGCTGCTGAGGCACCAGAGGCTGAAACCGCAGTAGAAGAAGCACCGGAAGCTGCGGTAACCGAGACGCCTTCTGATGAAGCGCCTGCAACGCCTGAAGCATCTGCTGACGAAGAAACGAAGCAGAGCTAATGCTGAAGTTGTTTTTCATAAAAAATTGGGGTTAACCGTTAAGGGTTAGCCCTTTTTTTTAATCTTTTCCTTATAACGCATCCATGAAACATACGCAGCAACCCGAAGCCCTGCTGGTTTTACAGGACGGTTCGGTGTTCCGGGGTCTGGCGCTCGGCAAAAAAGGTACAGCCGGGGGTGAAATTTGCTTTAACACCGGCATGACCGGCTATCAGGAAATTTATACGGATCCGTCGTACTACGGACAGGTAATCATCAATACTACCTCGCACATTGGTAACTACGGTGTGCTGAACAACGCCGAGCAGGAGTCAAATGGAGTGAAAATTCGGGGGATGGTTTGCAATTTCTTCTCGAATATCCATTCACGGTATACGGCTGATGGCTCACTTCAGGATTATTTTGAACGGGCCAATATTGTCGGTATTCACGGAATTGATACTCGTCAACTGGTGCGCTACATTCGTTCGAAAGGCGTAATGAACTGCATTATTTCTTCGGAGATTCTTGATCCAGCAGCATTACTGGCCGAACTGCACAAGGTGCCCGATATGGAAGGGCTGGAGTTGTCTTCGGAAGTTTGTACTCAGGAAGCTTATGAGCAGGGTGATCCGGAAGCGAAGCTGCGGGTAGCTGTGCTGGATTTAGGCGTAAAACGGAGTATTCTGAGCAATTTCAATGAACGCGGAGTATTCTGTAAGGTCTTTCCTGCTAAAACGCCGTATGAAAATTTGGCTGCCTGGAAACCGAACGGCTATTTCATTGCTAACGGTCCCGGCGACCCGGCCGCTATGCCCTATGCTGTTGAGACGGTTAAGCAGGCCTTAGATGAAGATAAACCTCTGTTCGGTATTTGCCTGGGCCACCAGATATTATCGCTTGCCAGTGGCATCTCGACCTATAAAATGCACAACGGCCATCGGGGCCTAAACCACCCGGTTAAGAATTTGATTACGGGTCACTGCGAAGTAACTTCTCAGAATCACGGCTTTGCCGTAAAAGCGGAGGAGGTTATGGATCATGCTAATGTGGAATTGACGCACATTAACCTCAATGATAAAACAATTGAGGGTATCCGACGTAAGGATAAACCTGCTTTTTCGGTGCAGTACCACCCGGAATCGTCGCCCGGACCGCACGATTCACGGTATCTGTTCGATGAGTTTGTGAAGATGATGAAGGAATAAAGTAAATCAGCCTGGCAAGATAATCTTGCCAGGCTGATTTACTTTACGTCTGCGTGGATTATCTGATTACTTTGATCGTACGGCTTTCCGTCAATGTATGAATCCGTAATAGATAAACACCGGTTGACTGGCGGTTAAGCGGAATACGTACTTTTTGTTCTGCGTCGGCCTGTTCAACTGT is from Spirosoma taeanense and encodes:
- the rplQ gene encoding 50S ribosomal protein L17, translating into MRHGKKDNHLSRTHTHREAMLQNMASSLILHKRIETTVAKAKELRKFVEPILTRAKDDTFQNRRVVFQTLHNKETMKELFGTVADKIANRPGGYTRIIKLGNRQGDNAETCLIELVDFNEVLLAAAAEKATATTKTRRSRRGSGARQTTGAAATEETVPAAATAAEAPEAETAVEEAPEAAVTETPSDEAPATPEASADEETKQS
- the carA gene encoding glutamine-hydrolyzing carbamoyl-phosphate synthase small subunit, with the translated sequence MKHTQQPEALLVLQDGSVFRGLALGKKGTAGGEICFNTGMTGYQEIYTDPSYYGQVIINTTSHIGNYGVLNNAEQESNGVKIRGMVCNFFSNIHSRYTADGSLQDYFERANIVGIHGIDTRQLVRYIRSKGVMNCIISSEILDPAALLAELHKVPDMEGLELSSEVCTQEAYEQGDPEAKLRVAVLDLGVKRSILSNFNERGVFCKVFPAKTPYENLAAWKPNGYFIANGPGDPAAMPYAVETVKQALDEDKPLFGICLGHQILSLASGISTYKMHNGHRGLNHPVKNLITGHCEVTSQNHGFAVKAEEVMDHANVELTHINLNDKTIEGIRRKDKPAFSVQYHPESSPGPHDSRYLFDEFVKMMKE